One region of Dehalococcoidia bacterium genomic DNA includes:
- a CDS encoding ATP-binding protein produces MKMDRGHMYDMFECVGDDDDEDAPGAETGGRNRHLKGSDPVDSFLGVGRRVELPVVVEHYYDDLLALALKEQVKSGGWKVVRVLGPDRESKPDYNEVQAGPGRCIGVLACGRLLLVRGATRLSVRIKCSRHGERAWVSVEGRLADKREAHNFAAGVDVVVRRRELYRGQKIKYNGGFQFLQTGARGWDDLALQSELKEELVANTVGFLKRSRELARYGIPRKRGLILAGRPGTGKTLVSKVLMSNSPGITCLAADPALLVHARYMRELYDIAGDLRPAIVFLEDIDLIGESRGGPGARGEALNELLDILDGVKECSEVVTIATTNYVEALDDALSRRPSRFDRVITMCPPGRELRREIVHNLCKRIPLDPAVQEHVVCRTEGYTPAQVQEVIYGLVIQGKNLYGVRKGCSFSREEVDGVLRRISRRNSEPIGFKKEDIYYK; encoded by the coding sequence ATGAAAATGGACCGCGGCCATATGTACGATATGTTTGAGTGTGTGGGTGATGACGATGATGAGGATGCGCCCGGCGCCGAAACCGGCGGGCGGAATAGACATTTAAAAGGGTCCGACCCAGTGGATAGCTTCCTTGGTGTCGGGCGCAGGGTCGAGCTGCCGGTGGTGGTGGAGCATTATTACGATGACCTGCTGGCGCTGGCCTTGAAGGAGCAGGTGAAGTCCGGCGGCTGGAAGGTGGTCAGGGTTTTAGGGCCGGACAGGGAGTCGAAGCCGGACTACAATGAGGTCCAGGCGGGACCCGGCAGGTGCATCGGTGTGCTGGCCTGCGGGCGTCTGCTGCTCGTTCGTGGTGCGACGCGGCTGTCGGTGCGCATCAAATGCAGCCGTCACGGCGAGCGCGCCTGGGTGTCGGTGGAGGGGCGGCTTGCCGATAAGCGGGAGGCGCATAACTTCGCCGCGGGCGTCGACGTAGTAGTTCGCCGGAGGGAGCTTTACCGTGGGCAGAAGATAAAGTACAACGGCGGCTTCCAGTTCCTGCAGACGGGCGCCAGGGGCTGGGATGACTTGGCGCTGCAGTCCGAGCTTAAGGAGGAGCTTGTTGCCAACACCGTTGGTTTCCTCAAGCGGAGCAGGGAGCTGGCCAGATACGGTATACCGCGCAAGCGGGGACTGATACTGGCGGGCAGGCCGGGCACGGGCAAGACGCTGGTCTCGAAGGTGCTGATGAGCAACAGTCCGGGTATCACCTGTCTGGCGGCCGACCCCGCGCTGCTGGTGCACGCCCGCTATATGCGGGAGTTATACGATATTGCGGGAGACCTCAGGCCCGCCATCGTATTTTTAGAGGACATCGACCTGATAGGGGAGAGCAGGGGAGGTCCGGGTGCCCGCGGGGAAGCGCTCAACGAGTTGCTGGACATATTGGACGGCGTAAAGGAATGTAGCGAGGTCGTGACCATCGCCACCACTAACTACGTCGAGGCGCTGGACGACGCCCTCAGCCGGCGTCCCTCGCGTTTCGACCGCGTCATCACCATGTGTCCGCCCGGCAGGGAGTTGCGCCGCGAGATCGTGCATAACCTGTGCAAAAGGATACCGCTCGACCCGGCGGTGCAGGAGCACGTGGTATGCAGGACCGAGGGCTACACGCCGGCGCAGGTGCAGGAGGTGATCTACGGGCTGGTGATACAGGGCAAGAATCTATATGGCGTCAGGAAGGGCTGCAGTTTCAGCAGGGAGGAGGTGGACGGCGTCCTGCGGCGTATCAGCCGCAGGAACAGCGAACCCATCGGGTTCAAGAAGGAAGATATCTACTATAAATAA
- a CDS encoding WYL domain-containing transcriptional regulator → MRENKRDRLARLSKVEHILYQCPEGLTVGAIAEKCGVCARTARRDLEALESIGVPVWEDGARRGIEPGYFLPPISFTLPEAMTIFLAARLMLAYSNTYNPNIDSTFVKLNSAVPAPLRDQVRRTIDWMQKLQRDDRLRRIMDALTHAWINGRRVKMTYQALGRPQAGQRVIEPYFIQPATFEHANYLIAYCHQARRVRTFKIDRIIDIALLDEHYSIPADFDANKFLAPAWGITLNGSPVKVRLRFDPEIARIAAETRWHPSQSVKMQQDGSAEVGFMVPVSDEFVSFVLRWGDKVEALQPAALRKKVADAARRMMRMYETTMSADRKLL, encoded by the coding sequence GTGAGGGAGAACAAGCGGGACAGGCTGGCGCGGCTGAGTAAGGTGGAACACATACTCTACCAGTGCCCGGAGGGACTGACCGTGGGCGCCATAGCGGAGAAATGCGGGGTGTGCGCACGCACCGCGCGGCGCGACCTCGAGGCGCTGGAATCAATCGGCGTCCCCGTCTGGGAGGATGGCGCCAGGCGCGGGATCGAGCCGGGATACTTCCTGCCCCCCATCTCATTCACACTTCCCGAGGCCATGACCATATTCCTGGCGGCCCGGCTGATGCTGGCCTACTCCAACACCTATAACCCCAATATCGACTCCACCTTCGTCAAGCTCAACTCCGCCGTGCCCGCGCCGCTGCGGGACCAGGTGAGGCGCACCATCGACTGGATGCAGAAGCTGCAACGAGACGACCGCCTGCGCCGCATCATGGACGCGCTGACCCACGCCTGGATCAACGGGCGCAGGGTTAAGATGACCTACCAAGCGCTGGGACGCCCGCAGGCCGGACAAAGGGTGATCGAGCCCTATTTCATCCAGCCCGCCACCTTCGAGCACGCAAACTACCTGATCGCCTACTGCCACCAGGCGCGCAGGGTGCGCACCTTCAAGATCGACCGCATCATCGATATCGCGCTGCTGGACGAACACTACTCCATACCCGCGGACTTCGACGCCAATAAATTCCTGGCCCCGGCCTGGGGCATCACGCTCAACGGAAGTCCGGTCAAGGTACGTCTCAGGTTTGACCCGGAGATCGCGCGCATCGCAGCCGAGACGCGCTGGCACCCCTCACAGTCCGTCAAGATGCAGCAGGACGGATCGGCCGAGGTCGGCTTCATGGTGCCGGTCAGCGACGAGTTCGTCTCGTTCGTGCTGCGCTGGGGAGATAAGGTGGAGGCGCTGCAGCCGGCAGCGCTGCGCAAAAAGGTCGCGGACGCCGCGCGCCGCATGATGCGTATGTACGAGACTACTATGAGCGCAGACAGAAAGCTGTTATAA
- a CDS encoding type II toxin-antitoxin system HicB family antitoxin has product MRFTITLEKDEDGYIIASCPALQGCHSQGKTKEEALSNVQEAIKGYIASMRKHGEKIPVTETEEVEVGV; this is encoded by the coding sequence ATGAGATTTACCATCACTCTGGAAAAGGACGAAGACGGTTACATTATCGCCAGTTGCCCTGCCCTGCAGGGTTGTCATTCCCAGGGAAAAACTAAAGAGGAAGCATTGTCTAACGTACAGGAAGCCATCAAGGGATATATTGCCAGTATGCGAAAGCATGGCGAGAAGATACCGGTTACAGAGACTGAAGAGGTAGAGGTCGGTGTATAG
- a CDS encoding type II toxin-antitoxin system HicA family toxin, protein MGKLPAISGDEFVKAVNHIGYSWDHTEGSHMILINENGRRVAVPRHKELGPGLLRKLIRDIGLTRDAFIELLKK, encoded by the coding sequence GTGGGCAAGCTCCCAGCAATTTCTGGGGACGAATTCGTCAAAGCGGTTAACCATATCGGGTATAGCTGGGATCATACGGAGGGAAGCCATATGATCCTGATAAATGAGAATGGGCGCAGGGTGGCTGTACCAAGACACAAGGAACTGGGACCAGGGTTACTGCGCAAATTGATTCGAGATATTGGGTTGACAAGGGATGCGTTCATCGAGCTTCTTAAGAAATAG
- the msrA gene encoding peptide-methionine (S)-S-oxide reductase MsrA, whose translation MVSKTETAIFGGGCFWCTEAVFSELKGVLKVMPGYTGGRSDNPTYQQVCGGNTGHVEAARIEYDPELISYTDLLEVFFYTHDPTTPNRQGNDVGEQYHSTIFYADDAQKELTEKYIEKLNESGEFRAPIVTTLRPLTKFYEAEDYHQRYYENNAAQPYCRAIIAPKMSKFRAKFKNALK comes from the coding sequence ATGGTGAGCAAAACTGAAACTGCGATCTTCGGCGGGGGATGCTTCTGGTGCACTGAGGCCGTCTTCTCCGAACTTAAAGGCGTATTAAAGGTTATGCCGGGGTACACGGGCGGACGCTCCGATAACCCGACCTACCAGCAGGTCTGCGGCGGCAACACCGGACACGTCGAGGCCGCCAGGATCGAGTACGACCCGGAGCTGATCAGCTACACCGACCTGCTGGAGGTCTTCTTCTATACACACGACCCGACCACGCCCAACCGCCAGGGCAACGACGTCGGCGAACAATACCACTCCACCATTTTCTACGCGGACGATGCGCAAAAGGAACTGACCGAAAAGTATATCGAAAAACTGAACGAGTCCGGGGAGTTCCGCGCACCCATCGTCACCACGCTGAGGCCGCTAACTAAATTCTACGAGGCCGAGGACTACCACCAGAGGTATTATGAGAACAACGCTGCACAGCCGTACTGCCGGGCGATCATAGCGCCCAAGATGAGCAAGTTCAGGGCGAAGTTTAAGAACGCTTTGAAATAA
- a CDS encoding corrinoid protein, producing MNERDAIKGVLDTVVSLDIDAVAGEVSAALKAGADPRVVLNDGLSAGMRIVGDKYQSGEYFLTELLLAGEVMKAGLAPLEPLLAKTDVQGKGTVVLATVKGDIHDLGKSLVGMMLNASGFEVIDLGSDVAPQRIVDAVREHKAKIVGLSMLLTPMIVSMRSTVEEIAKAGLRDQVKVIIGGACTTPVLAREMGCDGHGEDAMAAVYLCESFV from the coding sequence ATGAATGAACGTGATGCCATAAAAGGTGTGCTGGATACGGTTGTCAGCCTGGATATCGATGCGGTGGCCGGTGAGGTGAGCGCTGCGCTGAAGGCGGGCGCCGACCCACGGGTTGTGCTGAACGACGGCCTGAGCGCCGGCATGAGGATAGTGGGCGATAAATATCAAAGCGGCGAATATTTCCTGACCGAGCTGTTGCTGGCGGGAGAGGTGATGAAAGCCGGGCTGGCGCCGCTGGAGCCCCTGCTGGCCAAAACCGACGTGCAGGGCAAGGGCACGGTGGTGCTGGCGACCGTCAAGGGGGATATTCATGACCTGGGCAAGAGCCTGGTGGGCATGATGCTCAACGCCTCCGGTTTTGAGGTGATCGACCTGGGGTCCGACGTCGCCCCCCAGCGCATCGTCGATGCGGTGCGCGAGCACAAGGCGAAGATCGTGGGGTTGTCGATGCTGCTCACGCCCATGATTGTATCCATGCGGTCCACGGTGGAGGAGATCGCGAAGGCCGGGCTGCGGGACCAGGTGAAGGTTATCATCGGCGGCGCCTGCACTACGCCGGTCCTGGCCAGGGAGATGGGCTGCGACGGCCACGGAGAAGATGCGATGGCGGCGGTCTACCTCTGCGAGAGCTTTGTTTAA
- a CDS encoding uroporphyrinogen decarboxylase family protein, whose amino-acid sequence MNSHERTATALNLGVPDRVPIFSCTEEQNQIYEILGNKDGALPLSMIREGVTGALFKLAAPLINRIGWMTSETEKFMGKKLEADIALGYDCSWLMYSSIFNLRGNRQSTDIWGKLYDLVADPDGNVDTPMYREGLLTTPELWEAWHHPDPDKFYKTIYRVFADLQKRYGDKIYLMGSLFSGLWESASQSMGLANFAVTLRRNPDFVRKMVKYYETIYLATINATADAGMPAFIYSDDMGHKSGPQMPPRVLDEFFGPSLRRLCEEAHRRGIKIIVHSCGNVNLLLEMFAGWGFDGVHSLEPTAGIDIADVKKRLGKRMCILGNMDISHVLSEGTREEVEAAVKAQLKAAAMDGGYIMAMTNSHNAVKVGNTRWMIEDTHRYGVYPLNLA is encoded by the coding sequence ATGAACAGCCACGAGCGTACCGCAACCGCATTAAACCTGGGAGTGCCTGACCGCGTGCCCATCTTTTCATGCACCGAGGAGCAAAACCAGATTTACGAGATCCTGGGCAATAAGGACGGGGCCCTCCCGTTGAGCATGATCCGGGAGGGGGTGACAGGGGCGCTGTTCAAGCTCGCCGCCCCGCTGATCAACCGTATCGGCTGGATGACCAGCGAGACCGAGAAATTCATGGGTAAGAAGCTGGAGGCCGACATCGCCCTGGGCTACGACTGCTCCTGGCTGATGTACTCGTCCATTTTCAATTTGAGGGGCAACCGTCAGTCCACCGACATCTGGGGCAAGCTGTACGACCTGGTGGCCGACCCGGATGGAAACGTGGACACGCCCATGTACCGGGAGGGGTTGCTGACCACGCCGGAGCTGTGGGAGGCCTGGCATCATCCCGATCCCGATAAATTTTACAAGACCATCTACCGTGTATTCGCCGACCTGCAGAAGCGCTACGGCGACAAAATCTATCTGATGGGCAGCCTGTTCTCCGGGCTGTGGGAGTCCGCCTCCCAGTCGATGGGCCTGGCAAACTTCGCCGTGACCCTGCGCCGCAACCCCGACTTCGTGCGGAAAATGGTGAAATACTACGAGACGATCTACCTGGCGACCATCAACGCCACGGCCGACGCGGGCATGCCGGCCTTCATCTATTCCGACGACATGGGCCACAAGAGCGGCCCGCAGATGCCGCCGCGCGTGCTGGACGAGTTTTTCGGGCCCAGCCTGCGCAGGCTCTGCGAGGAGGCCCACAGGCGCGGCATCAAAATCATCGTACATTCCTGCGGCAACGTAAACCTGCTGCTGGAGATGTTCGCGGGCTGGGGCTTCGACGGCGTGCACTCGCTGGAGCCGACGGCCGGCATAGATATTGCGGACGTGAAAAAGCGGCTGGGGAAGCGCATGTGCATCTTAGGTAACATGGACATCTCCCATGTGCTGAGCGAGGGCACGAGGGAGGAGGTGGAGGCGGCGGTCAAGGCCCAACTGAAGGCCGCCGCCATGGACGGCGGGTACATCATGGCCATGACCAACTCGCACAACGCGGTAAAGGTCGGAAACACGCGCTGGATGATTGAAGATACCCACCGTTACGGGGTCTACCCCCTTAATTTAGCCTGA
- a CDS encoding C-GCAxxG-C-C family protein yields MDESRQEIKDRAFALAKKYEFENGNCAQSVFAGVTEALGVENEDVFRAATGFADGIGLTGDGHCGALSGAVLAISYLYGRKKEEFHRRGKMMKALLICRELENRFNGIYGTCRCHDLQVKFYGRFFNLINSEDLEAALKAGVLERCSSLAGEVASMAVELILDQREKDAAKG; encoded by the coding sequence ATGGATGAATCGAGGCAGGAGATCAAAGACAGGGCATTTGCGCTGGCCAAGAAATACGAGTTTGAGAACGGCAACTGCGCGCAAAGCGTATTCGCGGGCGTGACCGAGGCGCTGGGCGTTGAGAACGAGGACGTATTCCGCGCCGCCACCGGTTTCGCCGACGGCATCGGGTTGACGGGTGACGGACACTGCGGGGCGCTGTCCGGCGCCGTGCTGGCCATCAGCTATCTTTACGGGCGTAAGAAGGAGGAGTTCCACCGCCGCGGCAAGATGATGAAGGCGCTTTTGATCTGCCGGGAGCTTGAGAACAGGTTCAACGGCATTTATGGCACATGCCGCTGCCACGATCTGCAGGTGAAATTCTACGGACGTTTCTTCAATCTGATCAACTCCGAGGACCTGGAGGCGGCACTCAAGGCCGGCGTGCTGGAGAGGTGCTCCTCGCTGGCCGGGGAGGTCGCTTCAATGGCGGTCGAGTTGATACTGGACCAGCGCGAGAAGGACGCCGCCAAAGGCTGA
- a CDS encoding STAS domain-containing protein — protein MKVVDVGQDIAIISPTGDISAAVEQEIDGLLAVNTKDTTILDFHSASSLNNTALSMLVRLHNSTRHGGQRLIAAGLNSHMLDVFRLARLDEGIPCYDDIATALQKAGYSGQPPPELLSKAPSTETSAADRWAKPVPRLSVKPMPGEAVNLNVSRRRVAGPMQGFGQLWQKTYRISLPGNISPEQAIAILKENFTGFQPPANRFFPPPEGISPGEVILINADTPGGLVVTGVMVLYTGPESFTFITPQGHPEAGWVTFSSFKEGDSTIVQIQGLARAGDPVYELAFRIAGSKLQQGIWTHVLQSMLKHLNVDGQVQVTPVCLDTRLQWGRFFNVFLNAQILTMLYMPVLLCRRLFKKL, from the coding sequence ATGAAAGTTGTGGACGTCGGGCAGGACATCGCAATCATCTCCCCGACGGGGGACATCTCTGCTGCCGTGGAGCAGGAGATCGACGGCCTGTTGGCCGTGAACACTAAAGACACGACCATACTGGATTTCCATTCCGCCTCATCCCTGAACAACACCGCGCTCAGCATGCTGGTACGCCTGCACAATTCCACCAGGCACGGGGGACAACGCCTGATCGCCGCCGGTCTGAACAGCCATATGCTCGACGTTTTCCGGCTGGCACGCCTGGACGAAGGCATACCCTGCTACGACGACATCGCCACAGCCCTGCAAAAGGCAGGTTATAGCGGACAACCGCCGCCGGAATTACTGAGTAAAGCCCCGTCAACCGAAACATCTGCGGCCGACCGCTGGGCTAAACCGGTACCCAGGCTGAGCGTCAAACCCATGCCCGGGGAGGCGGTGAACCTCAACGTCAGCAGACGCCGTGTGGCCGGGCCCATGCAGGGGTTCGGACAGCTCTGGCAGAAAACATATCGCATCTCTCTGCCGGGCAACATATCTCCCGAACAGGCTATTGCAATACTCAAAGAGAATTTCACCGGATTCCAGCCCCCGGCCAACCGTTTCTTCCCTCCGCCGGAAGGCATCAGTCCGGGCGAGGTGATCCTGATCAACGCCGATACGCCGGGCGGACTGGTGGTCACGGGCGTGATGGTGCTCTACACCGGACCCGAAAGCTTCACCTTCATCACACCCCAGGGTCATCCCGAGGCGGGATGGGTTACCTTCTCGTCCTTCAAAGAAGGTGACTCAACCATCGTGCAGATACAGGGACTGGCGCGGGCCGGCGACCCCGTATACGAACTGGCCTTCCGCATCGCAGGCTCAAAGCTGCAGCAGGGCATCTGGACCCACGTGCTGCAGTCCATGCTCAAACATCTGAATGTCGACGGACAGGTGCAGGTGACGCCCGTGTGCCTGGACACCCGTCTCCAATGGGGACGCTTTTTCAACGTCTTCCTCAACGCACAGATACTCACCATGCTCTACATGCCGGTACTGCTCTGCCGGAGACTATTCAAAAAGTTATAG
- a CDS encoding NAD(P)/FAD-dependent oxidoreductase, whose translation MKSTGSDNSQVYVVGSGPNGLAAAITLAKAGLKVSVIEGNSSIGGGARSAELTLPGFTHDTGSAVHPMAAISPFFKSLRLADHGLIWIQQPAALAHPMDDGSCALLQRSILDTSATLGKDAPGYRQLIRPLMEDRENLLPDLLGRMRRPQHPVSLARFGLNAMQSALFLAHRFQSERTRGFIAGLCAHAILPLDEWPGAAYGLALALAGHAAGWPIPKRGSGSISAALASHLKSNGGTVTTGKFINSLDDLPQDATVMWDITPAQLLRIKGLNLPDGYRKSLRAYRYGPGVFKIDWALSEPIPWKARECKLAGTVHLGGTFEEIALSESCAWRCESAPKPFVLLVQPSLFDPSRAPAGKHTAWAYCHVSNGFDGDMTGAIEAQVERFAPGFREIILARHTAGPSDLEKDNPNLVGGDISGGAQTLWQIFARPALLRDPYKIPGANMYLCSSSTPPGAGVHGMCGVHAAASCLKNM comes from the coding sequence ATGAAATCAACCGGCAGCGATAACTCGCAGGTCTATGTGGTCGGCTCGGGCCCCAACGGCCTGGCGGCCGCCATCACCCTGGCCAAGGCCGGGTTAAAGGTTAGCGTGATCGAAGGCAACTCCTCCATCGGCGGCGGAGCGCGCTCGGCGGAGCTGACGCTGCCCGGCTTCACGCATGACACGGGCTCCGCGGTACACCCCATGGCCGCCATCTCTCCCTTTTTCAAATCCCTGCGGCTTGCAGACCATGGTTTAATATGGATACAGCAACCTGCGGCGCTGGCACACCCCATGGACGACGGCTCCTGCGCTCTGCTCCAGAGATCGATACTCGATACTTCGGCTACCCTGGGAAAAGACGCCCCCGGATACAGACAGCTGATCAGGCCGCTGATGGAAGACAGGGAAAACCTGCTGCCGGACCTGCTGGGCAGGATGCGCCGGCCTCAGCACCCCGTCTCACTGGCCCGCTTCGGGCTCAATGCCATGCAGTCCGCCCTATTCCTGGCGCACCGTTTCCAGTCGGAACGCACGCGTGGCTTCATCGCAGGGCTGTGCGCCCACGCGATACTTCCCCTGGACGAATGGCCCGGCGCCGCCTACGGACTGGCGCTGGCGCTGGCCGGGCACGCCGCCGGCTGGCCTATACCGAAAAGAGGTTCCGGCAGCATCAGCGCCGCGCTGGCCTCGCATCTTAAATCCAATGGCGGGACGGTAACCACGGGTAAATTCATCAATAGCCTGGACGATCTGCCGCAGGACGCCACCGTCATGTGGGACATCACACCTGCACAGCTGCTAAGAATAAAAGGCCTCAACCTGCCGGACGGCTACCGAAAGTCGCTCAGGGCATACCGCTACGGCCCGGGCGTTTTCAAGATCGACTGGGCTCTGAGCGAGCCCATCCCCTGGAAGGCCCGCGAATGCAAGCTGGCCGGCACGGTTCACCTGGGCGGCACATTCGAGGAGATAGCGCTGTCGGAAAGCTGCGCCTGGCGCTGCGAGAGCGCGCCGAAACCCTTCGTGCTGCTGGTCCAGCCCAGCCTCTTCGATCCCTCGCGCGCACCCGCAGGCAAACATACCGCCTGGGCCTACTGCCATGTGTCCAACGGCTTCGACGGCGATATGACCGGCGCCATCGAGGCGCAGGTGGAGCGCTTCGCGCCCGGCTTCCGCGAGATAATACTGGCGCGCCACACGGCCGGGCCGTCCGATCTGGAAAAGGATAATCCCAACCTGGTGGGAGGCGATATCAGCGGCGGCGCCCAGACGCTGTGGCAGATCTTCGCCCGCCCCGCGCTACTGCGCGATCCTTATAAAATACCGGGCGCAAATATGTATCTCTGCTCCTCCTCCACACCTCCCGGCGCCGGAGTGCACGGCATGTGCGGAGTCCACGCCGCCGCATCCTGCCTGAAAAATATGTGA
- a CDS encoding HAD-IIB family hydrolase: MKNIATITSAECSRLRGILFDIDDTFTHEGKMVPSAFQALYDLREAGLITVPLTGRPAGWCDHFARMWPVDGIVGENGAFYYFYDHKAGKLRRRYIFSPQEIADKRRELEAIKNEVLQKVPAAGLASDQPFRLFDLAIDFCEDVKPLSEDEIDEICRIFAEHGATHKISSIHVNGWFGDYNKLSTAKLFLKERFAMKWEEARRCMLFAGDSPNDEPMFEALELTVGVANIRHFISRMKHPPRYITRKKGGHGFAEMARIILDKRNPPKGAVK, translated from the coding sequence ATGAAAAATATCGCGACTATTACATCTGCGGAATGCTCCCGCTTACGCGGCATACTCTTCGACATCGACGACACCTTCACTCACGAGGGGAAGATGGTGCCGTCGGCCTTCCAGGCGCTGTATGACCTGCGCGAGGCGGGACTGATCACAGTGCCCCTCACCGGACGCCCGGCCGGCTGGTGCGACCATTTCGCGCGCATGTGGCCGGTGGACGGCATCGTGGGCGAGAACGGCGCCTTCTATTACTTCTACGACCACAAGGCGGGCAAGCTGCGCCGGCGCTATATATTCAGCCCGCAGGAGATCGCCGATAAACGCCGCGAGCTCGAGGCTATTAAAAACGAGGTGCTGCAAAAGGTGCCTGCCGCCGGCCTGGCCTCCGACCAGCCCTTCAGGCTGTTCGACCTGGCCATCGACTTCTGCGAGGACGTAAAACCGCTGAGCGAGGACGAGATCGATGAGATCTGCCGTATCTTCGCGGAACACGGGGCCACCCACAAAATCAGCTCCATACACGTCAACGGCTGGTTCGGCGACTACAACAAGCTGTCCACGGCTAAACTATTTTTAAAGGAAAGGTTCGCAATGAAATGGGAGGAGGCCCGTAGATGCATGCTCTTCGCCGGGGACTCACCCAACGACGAGCCGATGTTCGAGGCGCTGGAGCTGACAGTGGGAGTGGCCAACATCAGGCATTTTATTTCACGCATGAAACATCCGCCCAGGTATATTACGCGTAAAAAAGGCGGACACGGATTCGCCGAGATGGCCCGCATCATTCTGGATAAAAGAAACCCACCTAAAGGAGCAGTCAAGTGA
- a CDS encoding DUF362 domain-containing protein, protein MSDKPVVSIVKGKFPPDRQEIDRMVRSAVDLAGGLKPIIKKGSHVVIKPNLFAPYPPPISVDRRVISSMVRLAREAGAKRVTVIEGVSVGTLMKRVRPAATPCGLSRGFNTLEIMRMLGIKREVEEAGGEVMGVEDAEKVEVDIKGGVALHRVNYPKVVLDADCFINLPAMKTHTMTMVTLSIKNLQGLLDERGRYYSHRDDMHQHMVDISKIRKPDLALLDGLLAMEGMGAGEGGTPVEMGVIMAGYDCVALDSVASMLMGIDNPLVVNTTRLAGHDGLGVSNPFMIEVAGETIASVKKKFQLPATYTMPIDSLLTGVYPNIDIYIGGACWACWLMAALAAGTLAKAPQRTSLIVGVDPKIPPKLRTDMRHTFFLGECALATGGDLLELRNAMQLAGLDRFLGGCPPYEQSLLKLEDIMIEMGYLDPQELVKKAGKHREEFFDYYKKYDPTWEPELE, encoded by the coding sequence GTGAGCGATAAACCGGTCGTATCTATAGTCAAAGGAAAATTCCCTCCCGACAGACAGGAGATAGACAGAATGGTCCGCAGCGCCGTCGACCTGGCGGGCGGCCTCAAGCCGATCATCAAGAAGGGCAGCCACGTCGTGATCAAGCCCAACCTCTTCGCGCCCTACCCGCCGCCCATCTCGGTGGACCGCCGCGTCATCTCCAGCATGGTCAGACTGGCGCGCGAGGCCGGCGCCAAACGCGTGACCGTGATCGAGGGCGTGAGCGTGGGCACGCTGATGAAACGCGTCAGGCCTGCGGCTACGCCCTGCGGACTCAGCCGCGGATTCAACACGCTGGAGATCATGCGCATGCTGGGCATCAAACGCGAGGTGGAGGAGGCGGGCGGCGAAGTCATGGGCGTCGAGGACGCCGAAAAAGTGGAAGTCGATATCAAGGGAGGAGTCGCCCTGCACCGGGTCAATTACCCCAAAGTAGTGCTGGACGCCGACTGCTTCATCAACCTGCCCGCCATGAAGACGCACACCATGACCATGGTGACGCTGTCTATCAAGAACCTGCAGGGGCTGCTGGACGAGCGCGGCAGGTACTATTCGCACCGCGACGACATGCACCAGCATATGGTCGATATCAGCAAGATACGCAAGCCGGACCTGGCTCTGCTGGACGGACTGCTGGCCATGGAAGGCATGGGCGCGGGAGAGGGCGGCACGCCCGTGGAGATGGGCGTGATCATGGCCGGTTACGACTGCGTGGCGCTGGACTCCGTCGCCTCCATGCTCATGGGCATCGACAACCCGCTGGTGGTCAATACCACCAGGCTGGCCGGGCACGACGGACTGGGCGTGAGCAACCCCTTCATGATCGAGGTCGCCGGCGAGACCATAGCCTCGGTCAAAAAGAAGTTCCAGCTTCCCGCCACCTATACCATGCCCATCGACAGCCTGCTGACGGGCGTCTATCCCAATATCGATATCTACATCGGCGGCGCCTGCTGGGCCTGCTGGCTGATGGCCGCCCTGGCGGCGGGCACGCTGGCCAAAGCGCCGCAGCGCACCTCGTTGATCGTGGGCGTCGACCCCAAGATCCCGCCCAAACTAAGGACCGATATGCGACATACTTTCTTCCTGGGCGAATGCGCCCTGGCTACGGGAGGCGACCTGCTGGAGCTGCGCAACGCCATGCAGCTGGCCGGCCTGGACCGCTTCCTGGGCGGATGCCCGCCCTATGAGCAGAGCTTGCTCAAGCTGGAGGATATCATGATCGAGATGGGCTACCTCGACCCGCAGGAGCTGGTCAAGAAGGCGGGTAAGCACAGGGAGGAGTTCTTCGACTATTATAAGAAATACGACCCGACCTGGGAGCCGGAGTTGGAATGA